A window of the Paraburkholderia sp. ZP32-5 genome harbors these coding sequences:
- a CDS encoding extracellular solute-binding protein codes for MTVSHRLSLKLVSACIAASAAFTPIAHAADPVTINIVDVAGDLQLTQKGFEAFKAKYPNLVSNITFTNAPAPQLPGKIKAMQGAGRSDIDLVLTGTDALAAGIEQNLWIKLLPDNAAQFPGVLDKYAPGPRKMQDLAQGYGLEVAYMPAGPLLEYNPAKVSDPPKTPEQLLQWCKAHPDKLIYARPANSGPGRTFLMGLPYILGDKDPQDPVHGWDKTWAFLKQLNDCIPYYPGGTAAVMKELGEGTRDMTVTVTGWDINPRALGIVPAEFRVQPFDNMTWVNDAHYMVIPKGVPKEKLDVLYKMMNFMLEPAQQALTYDDGYFYPGPAIKGVTVEQAPAHSQEVLQKYGRPEYAKMLADHPHALPLNAAAMVAAFKKWDSDVGAQKTR; via the coding sequence ATGACTGTTTCGCACAGGTTGTCGCTCAAGCTGGTATCCGCATGTATCGCGGCGAGCGCCGCTTTCACCCCTATCGCGCACGCGGCCGATCCGGTCACGATCAATATCGTCGACGTGGCCGGCGATCTGCAACTCACGCAAAAAGGTTTCGAGGCGTTCAAGGCGAAGTATCCGAACCTCGTCTCGAACATCACGTTCACGAATGCCCCCGCGCCTCAATTGCCCGGCAAGATCAAGGCGATGCAGGGCGCGGGCCGCTCCGATATCGACCTCGTGCTGACCGGCACCGACGCGCTCGCGGCCGGCATCGAGCAGAACCTGTGGATCAAGCTGCTGCCCGACAATGCGGCGCAGTTCCCCGGCGTGCTCGATAAATACGCACCCGGCCCGCGCAAGATGCAGGATCTCGCCCAAGGTTATGGGCTCGAAGTCGCCTATATGCCGGCCGGTCCGCTGCTCGAATACAACCCAGCCAAGGTCAGCGATCCGCCGAAGACGCCCGAGCAATTGCTGCAATGGTGCAAGGCGCATCCCGACAAGCTGATCTACGCGCGGCCGGCGAATTCCGGTCCGGGGCGCACGTTCCTGATGGGCTTGCCCTACATCCTCGGCGATAAGGATCCGCAGGATCCGGTGCATGGCTGGGATAAAACGTGGGCGTTTCTGAAGCAGCTCAACGATTGCATTCCGTACTATCCGGGCGGCACCGCCGCGGTGATGAAGGAACTCGGCGAGGGCACCCGCGATATGACGGTGACCGTGACGGGCTGGGACATCAATCCGCGCGCGCTCGGCATCGTGCCGGCCGAATTCCGCGTGCAGCCGTTCGACAATATGACGTGGGTCAACGACGCGCACTACATGGTGATTCCAAAGGGCGTGCCGAAAGAAAAGCTCGACGTGCTGTACAAGATGATGAACTTCATGCTGGAGCCGGCGCAGCAGGCGTTGACCTACGACGACGGTTATTTCTATCCGGGCCCGGCGATCAAAGGCGTGACCGTCGAACAGGCACCCGCGCATAGCCAGGAGGTGCTGCAGAAGTATGGCCGGCCTGAGTACGCGAAGATGCTGGCCGATCATCCGCATGCGTTGCCGCTTAATGCGGCCGCGATGGTCGCGGCTTTCAAGAAGTGGGATAGCGACGTCGGCGCGCAGAAGACCCGCTAG
- a CDS encoding ABC transporter ATP-binding protein — translation MKHHFEQLRLDSVSRSFMNAQGHAIAALRGLDLTIRRGEFIALLGPSGCGKSTALNCIAGLQPLTGGGIWLDDRRIDVLPPEKRGFGMVFQNYALFPHMSVLDNVGFGLKMRGVGKSEIARRARDALQLVQLVGHEHKLPGQLSGGQQQRVAIARAIVIEPPLILMDEPLSNLDTKLRIEMRAEIRRIHTQLERATLYVTHDQDEALSMADRIVVMKEGVVQQVATPKEVYTRPRNLHVARFMGYRNVAEFTLEGTQGDGVIVSADGVRLVGTPMAGFDSKRVSVALRPEDMERAEPGADNTFDALIDAVEYGGHDSLLRVKTSFGDVWARVSGEFVQGERISLRVRPSCVLVYEAEAA, via the coding sequence ATGAAGCATCACTTTGAGCAATTGCGGCTCGATTCGGTGAGCCGCAGTTTCATGAATGCGCAAGGCCACGCGATTGCGGCGCTACGAGGCCTCGATCTGACGATCCGGCGTGGTGAATTTATCGCGTTGCTCGGGCCGTCGGGCTGCGGCAAGTCGACGGCGCTCAATTGCATCGCCGGCTTGCAGCCGCTCACCGGCGGTGGCATCTGGCTCGACGACCGGCGTATCGACGTGCTGCCGCCGGAGAAGCGCGGCTTCGGCATGGTGTTCCAGAACTACGCGCTGTTCCCGCATATGAGCGTGCTCGACAACGTCGGTTTCGGGCTGAAGATGCGCGGCGTCGGCAAAAGCGAAATCGCGCGCCGCGCCCGCGACGCATTGCAACTCGTGCAACTGGTCGGCCATGAACACAAACTGCCCGGCCAGCTATCCGGCGGTCAGCAGCAGCGCGTCGCGATTGCACGTGCAATCGTGATCGAGCCGCCGCTGATTCTGATGGACGAGCCGCTGTCGAATCTCGACACCAAATTGCGTATCGAAATGCGCGCGGAGATTCGCCGCATTCATACGCAGCTCGAACGCGCAACGCTCTATGTCACGCACGATCAGGATGAAGCGCTGTCGATGGCGGATCGCATCGTCGTGATGAAGGAGGGCGTCGTGCAGCAGGTCGCGACGCCGAAAGAGGTCTATACGCGGCCGCGCAATCTGCATGTCGCGCGTTTCATGGGTTATCGCAACGTGGCCGAATTCACGCTCGAAGGCACCCAGGGCGATGGCGTGATCGTCAGCGCGGACGGCGTGCGGCTCGTCGGCACGCCGATGGCGGGCTTCGACAGCAAACGCGTCAGCGTCGCGCTGCGCCCCGAAGACATGGAGCGTGCCGAGCCCGGCGCGGACAATACCTTCGACGCGTTGATCGACGCGGTCGAATACGGCGGCCACGATTCGCTGCTGCGCGTAAAGACCTCATTTGGCGACGTATGGGCACGTGTGAGCGGCGAATTCGTGCAAGGCGAGCGCATCAGCCTGCGCGTGCGGCCGTCGTGCGTGCTGGTCTACGAAGCCGAGGCCGCATGA
- a CDS encoding ABC transporter permease, with translation MNTPTLSPPLTPRAPRDAKAWLVTPALLFIVALFIYPFAYGLALSFRPMNGGSVWANYLTFFTDMSMWPTILVTLKLAVPATLINVGVSVPVAFALRRYSRYQKIVTTLLVIPVTLGTVLIADGMLTYFGPHGWLPQALQALHLYTREVRLTHNFTGVLLSLIVSGFPFAFLLTLSYVTGIDPTLASAAATLGASPWQQFRRIYFPLLVPGLTMAACLSFVQAFSVFPSAVLLGAPAGPTRVMSIAAAEAAFESYDYSLASAIAMVMGFVQLIVVAALLGARRWFYRGPATGGKG, from the coding sequence ATGAATACGCCGACGCTGTCGCCACCGCTGACACCGCGAGCGCCACGCGACGCGAAGGCATGGCTCGTCACGCCCGCGCTGCTGTTTATCGTCGCGCTATTCATCTATCCGTTCGCCTATGGTCTCGCGCTGTCGTTCCGGCCGATGAACGGCGGCAGCGTATGGGCCAACTATCTGACATTCTTCACCGATATGTCGATGTGGCCGACGATCCTCGTCACGCTGAAGCTCGCGGTGCCCGCGACGCTGATCAACGTCGGCGTGTCGGTGCCGGTCGCGTTCGCGCTGCGCCGCTATTCGCGCTATCAGAAGATCGTCACGACGTTGCTGGTGATTCCGGTCACGCTCGGCACGGTGCTGATCGCCGATGGCATGCTCACCTATTTCGGCCCGCACGGCTGGCTGCCGCAGGCATTGCAGGCGCTGCATCTGTACACGCGGGAGGTGCGCCTCACGCATAACTTCACCGGCGTGCTGTTGTCGTTGATCGTGTCGGGGTTTCCGTTTGCGTTTCTATTGACGCTGTCGTACGTGACCGGCATCGACCCGACGCTCGCGAGCGCGGCGGCCACGCTCGGCGCGAGTCCGTGGCAGCAGTTTCGCCGCATCTATTTTCCGCTGCTGGTACCGGGGCTGACGATGGCCGCGTGTCTGTCGTTCGTGCAGGCGTTCTCGGTGTTTCCGTCGGCGGTGCTGCTGGGTGCGCCCGCCGGGCCGACGCGCGTGATGTCGATTGCCGCCGCCGAAGCCGCGTTCGAAAGCTACGATTATTCGCTTGCGTCGGCGATCGCGATGGTGATGGGCTTCGTGCAACTGATCGTGGTCGCCGCGCTGCTCGGCGCGCGCCGCTGGTTCTATCGCGGCCCCGCCACCGGAGGCAAAGGCTGA
- a CDS encoding ABC transporter permease, giving the protein MTTDHQPARHARQHASIAGRIWQVLVWAVMAFFLINVVLLIATVAVNSIATRWFGTALPQGFTLHWYAQAWSDFQLASVLWVTVQVVGAVVLLSIALGVPAAYALARVQFRGKRIAMLIFLLPLMVPPVTYGIPMATVMYKVGLAGTLWGVILANLVPALPFVILVMTPFIEQIDPNLESAARIFGANTLRYFRYVLLPLLVPGMLAAGLLVLVRTIGMFELTFFTAGPATQTLVVALYYAVFSTGVRAPQSIDAMAMIYMAITLIWVLIALQFVSPTQIVSRVKEERH; this is encoded by the coding sequence ATGACGACCGATCATCAACCGGCGCGGCATGCACGCCAGCACGCCAGCATCGCCGGCCGTATCTGGCAGGTGCTGGTATGGGCGGTGATGGCGTTCTTCCTGATCAACGTCGTGCTGCTGATCGCGACCGTCGCGGTCAATTCGATTGCGACGCGCTGGTTCGGCACCGCGTTGCCGCAAGGCTTTACGCTGCACTGGTACGCGCAGGCATGGAGCGATTTCCAGCTGGCCAGCGTGCTATGGGTGACCGTGCAGGTGGTCGGCGCGGTGGTGCTGCTGTCGATCGCACTCGGCGTGCCGGCCGCATATGCGCTCGCGCGCGTGCAATTTCGCGGCAAACGCATCGCGATGCTGATCTTCCTGTTGCCGTTGATGGTACCGCCCGTCACCTACGGCATTCCGATGGCGACCGTAATGTACAAGGTCGGGCTCGCCGGCACGTTGTGGGGGGTGATTCTCGCCAACCTCGTGCCGGCGTTGCCGTTCGTGATTCTGGTGATGACGCCGTTTATCGAACAGATCGACCCGAATCTGGAGTCGGCCGCGCGTATTTTCGGCGCCAATACGCTGCGTTATTTCCGTTATGTGCTGCTGCCGCTGCTGGTGCCCGGTATGCTTGCGGCTGGGCTGCTCGTGCTGGTGCGCACGATCGGCATGTTCGAGCTGACGTTCTTTACAGCCGGTCCCGCGACCCAAACTCTGGTGGTTGCGTTGTACTACGCTGTATTTTCAACCGGCGTGCGCGCTCCGCAGTCGATCGATGCGATGGCGATGATCTATATGGCGATTACGCTGATCTGGGTGCTGATCGCGCTGCAATTCGTGAGCCCGACGCAGATCGTCTCGCGCGTGAAGGAAGAACGGCACTGA
- the araD gene encoding L-arabinonate dehydratase: MTKRKTPEELRSHRWYGVNDLRSFGHRSRTAQMGYSREEYAGKPVIAILNTWSEISPCHTHFAQRVEEVKRGIWQAGGFPIELPVQTLSEPFQKPTTMLYRNFLAMEAEETLRSYPVDGAVLMGGCDKTTPALLMGAISMDLPAIFLPAGPMLRGNWNGVTLGSGSDSWKYWAELRAGTITQDDWSGIEGGIARSPGHCMTMGTASTMTSAAEALGFTLPGFASIPAPDSRHAQFAAKTGMRIVEMVWEDLKPSDLLTAAAVDNAVTTCVALSGSTNAVVHMIAVARRAGIALTPDRFDEIARRTPVLANIRPTGAYLMEDFFYAGGLRALLAELGELIDRSQKTVNGRTLGENLEGAQIFNDEVIRRRDKPLLPHSSLAVLRGNLAPAGAVIKPGAAEPHLLVHTGRAVVFSDYNDMAARIDDDALDIDETCVLVLQHAGPVGAGMPEWGQLPIPRKLLQKGVRDMVRISDARMSGTSYGACVLHVAPESFVGGPLALVQSGDLIELDVPRRALNLLVSDDELARRKAAWVKPAPRFERGYGALHQAHVLQADLGCDFDFLQRDGGARDAVAQAAHPTKDGHADEPEIH, translated from the coding sequence TTGACGAAAAGAAAGACCCCCGAGGAATTACGCAGCCATCGCTGGTATGGCGTGAACGATCTGCGTTCGTTCGGACATCGTTCGCGCACCGCGCAGATGGGCTATAGCCGTGAAGAATATGCGGGCAAGCCGGTCATCGCGATTCTCAATACATGGAGCGAGATCAGCCCGTGCCACACGCATTTCGCGCAGCGCGTGGAGGAAGTGAAGCGGGGCATCTGGCAGGCCGGCGGCTTTCCGATCGAGTTGCCGGTGCAGACGCTTTCCGAGCCGTTCCAGAAGCCCACCACGATGCTGTATCGCAACTTCCTTGCGATGGAGGCGGAGGAAACGCTGCGCTCGTATCCCGTCGATGGCGCGGTGCTGATGGGCGGCTGCGACAAGACCACGCCCGCGCTGCTGATGGGCGCGATCTCGATGGATCTGCCGGCGATCTTTCTGCCCGCCGGGCCGATGCTGCGCGGCAACTGGAACGGCGTGACGCTCGGCTCCGGCTCCGACTCGTGGAAGTACTGGGCCGAACTGCGCGCCGGCACGATTACGCAGGACGACTGGAGCGGCATCGAAGGCGGCATTGCACGCTCGCCGGGCCACTGCATGACGATGGGCACCGCATCGACGATGACGAGCGCGGCCGAAGCGCTCGGCTTTACGCTGCCGGGTTTCGCGTCGATCCCGGCACCGGATTCGCGTCATGCGCAGTTCGCCGCGAAGACCGGCATGCGCATCGTCGAGATGGTGTGGGAGGATCTGAAGCCATCGGACCTGCTGACGGCCGCGGCGGTCGATAACGCGGTGACGACCTGCGTCGCGCTGTCCGGCTCGACCAATGCGGTCGTCCATATGATCGCGGTCGCGCGGCGCGCGGGTATCGCGTTGACGCCCGATCGCTTCGACGAGATCGCGCGCCGCACGCCGGTCCTCGCGAATATCCGGCCGACCGGCGCGTATCTGATGGAAGACTTTTTCTACGCGGGCGGCCTGCGCGCGCTGCTCGCGGAACTCGGCGAGTTGATCGATCGATCGCAGAAGACCGTCAATGGCCGCACGCTCGGCGAAAACCTCGAAGGCGCGCAGATTTTCAACGACGAGGTGATTCGCCGCCGCGACAAACCGCTGCTGCCGCATAGCAGCCTGGCGGTGCTACGCGGCAATCTCGCGCCCGCCGGCGCGGTGATCAAACCCGGTGCCGCCGAGCCGCATCTACTCGTGCATACCGGCCGCGCGGTCGTGTTCAGCGACTACAACGATATGGCCGCGCGTATCGACGACGACGCGCTCGATATCGACGAGACCTGCGTGCTCGTGCTGCAGCATGCGGGGCCGGTCGGTGCGGGGATGCCCGAGTGGGGGCAGTTGCCGATTCCGCGCAAGCTGCTGCAAAAGGGTGTGCGCGATATGGTGCGCATCTCGGATGCGCGGATGAGCGGCACGAGCTACGGCGCGTGCGTGCTGCATGTCGCGCCGGAATCGTTCGTCGGCGGCCCGCTTGCTCTGGTGCAAAGCGGCGATCTGATCGAACTCGATGTGCCGCGCCGCGCGCTGAACCTGCTCGTATCCGACGATGAACTCGCGCGCCGCAAGGCCGCGTGGGTCAAACCGGCGCCGCGCTTCGAGCGCGGCTATGGCGCGCTGCATCAAGCGCATGTGTTGCAGGCGGACCTGGGCTGCGACTTTGATTTTCTGCAACGTGACGGCGGCGCGCGCGACGCCGTAGCGCAGGCGGCGCATCCAACGAAGGACGGCCATGCGGACGAGCCGGAGATTCACTGA
- a CDS encoding DUF3005 domain-containing protein, giving the protein MNSAITRPENAGTQPDRKDPLTTDLHNDRTHDSTVDTDGKNHEAARIAGHSPISPDEITTSNATLDNSVPEALDGMAGFDSRVGGNHLLLALTPGYAVVDKGMAEPQGVYSADHQYDDPRPVGQRRDRGRIHYALNHLRPTRVIELHRLK; this is encoded by the coding sequence ATGAACAGCGCGATCACCAGGCCAGAAAACGCCGGCACCCAACCGGACCGGAAGGACCCGCTCACCACGGACCTGCACAACGACCGCACCCACGACAGCACTGTCGATACCGACGGCAAGAACCACGAAGCCGCGCGTATCGCGGGGCACAGCCCGATCTCGCCCGACGAGATCACCACCAGCAACGCGACGCTGGACAACAGCGTGCCCGAGGCGCTCGACGGCATGGCCGGCTTCGATAGCCGGGTCGGCGGCAATCATCTGCTGCTTGCGCTCACGCCGGGGTATGCGGTGGTCGACAAGGGCATGGCCGAGCCGCAAGGTGTGTATTCAGCCGATCATCAGTACGACGACCCGCGTCCGGTGGGGCAACGCCGGGACCGTGGCCGTATCCACTACGCGCTCAATCATTTACGGCCCACGCGCGTGATCGAATTACATCGGCTGAAATAA
- the epsC gene encoding serine O-acetyltransferase EpsC: protein MSNVPTQNWGLEQIVADLRASREQLHRTRHPLGIRELPSREAVVNIVTGLRAALFPTHYGAPDLTDETVDYYVGHILESTLRLLAEQIRRALRFLPEFGATPDAELRERAFAVAREFAQQLPGIRALLVSDIQAAFTGDPAAQHITEILLCYPGVWAMTHHRLAHALHRLGVPLLARFINEIAHSATGIDIHPGATIGPSFFIDHGTGVVIGETAIIGERVRVYQAVTLGAKSFAADEDGALIKGNARHPIVEDDVVIYAGATILGRVTIGRGSVIGGNVWLTHSVPPGSSVSQGKIREGERAAEGPK from the coding sequence ATGTCCAACGTGCCTACCCAGAACTGGGGCCTCGAACAGATCGTCGCGGACCTGCGCGCGTCGCGCGAACAGTTGCATCGCACGCGGCATCCGCTTGGCATTCGTGAATTGCCGTCGCGCGAGGCCGTGGTCAACATCGTGACCGGCCTGCGCGCGGCGCTGTTCCCGACGCATTACGGCGCGCCCGATCTGACTGACGAGACCGTCGACTACTACGTCGGCCATATCCTCGAAAGCACATTGCGTCTGCTCGCCGAACAGATTCGCCGCGCGCTGCGCTTTCTGCCCGAGTTCGGCGCGACGCCGGATGCCGAGTTGCGGGAGCGCGCGTTCGCGGTGGCGCGCGAATTCGCGCAGCAGCTGCCGGGCATTCGTGCACTGCTTGTCAGCGACATTCAGGCGGCGTTCACCGGCGACCCCGCCGCGCAGCACATCACCGAAATCCTGCTGTGCTATCCGGGCGTATGGGCAATGACGCATCACCGTCTTGCGCATGCGCTGCATCGCCTCGGTGTGCCGCTGCTCGCGCGCTTTATCAATGAGATCGCGCATTCGGCGACCGGCATCGATATTCACCCAGGCGCTACGATCGGCCCGAGCTTCTTTATCGACCATGGCACCGGCGTCGTGATCGGCGAGACCGCGATCATCGGCGAGCGCGTGCGTGTGTATCAAGCGGTGACGCTCGGCGCAAAGAGCTTCGCGGCCGATGAGGACGGGGCGCTGATCAAGGGCAATGCGCGGCATCCGATCGTCGAGGACGACGTCGTGATCTATGCGGGCGCGACGATCCTGGGACGCGTGACGATCGGGCGCGGCTCGGTGATTGGCGGCAATGTGTGGCTCACGCATAGCGTGCCGCCGGGCAGCAGCGTGTCGCAAGGCAAGATCCGCGAAGGCGAGCGCGCGGCCGAGGGGCCGAAGTGA
- a CDS encoding AraC family transcriptional regulator — protein sequence MCRGRVLMRRCAIAGVEATVADTAHSFPRHSHDRFGVGVIVSGGHRSASGRGVVEARAHDAIMVNPGEVHDGSPLDERGRAWRMLYFEPSIVASVGAELTDTVARDIELTQPVVHDPLLTRLFERLFAVSVLAPCLPDDLMTEEALLSLLAHLVRVHATKSARARVTAANGPIARARARIDDDPAAALSLADLAAEAGVSRFQLLRAFAQQTGLPPHAYRMQRRVSLARRSIASGATLADAAAVAGFADQSHMTRAFVRLLGVTPANYATAIR from the coding sequence ATGTGCCGCGGCCGCGTACTGATGCGTCGTTGCGCGATTGCCGGCGTCGAAGCGACGGTGGCCGATACCGCGCATTCGTTTCCGCGCCATTCGCACGATCGCTTTGGCGTCGGCGTGATCGTCAGCGGCGGGCATCGGTCGGCGAGCGGGCGCGGTGTCGTCGAGGCGCGCGCGCACGATGCCATCATGGTCAATCCCGGTGAGGTCCACGACGGCAGTCCGCTCGATGAACGCGGGCGTGCGTGGCGCATGCTTTATTTCGAGCCGTCGATAGTGGCCAGCGTTGGCGCTGAACTAACCGATACCGTGGCGCGCGACATCGAACTCACGCAGCCGGTCGTGCACGATCCGTTGCTGACGCGGCTGTTCGAGCGGCTGTTTGCGGTATCGGTGCTGGCACCCTGCCTACCCGACGATCTGATGACGGAAGAGGCGCTGCTCTCTCTGCTTGCGCATCTGGTGCGCGTTCATGCGACGAAGTCCGCGCGAGCGCGTGTCACCGCGGCGAATGGACCGATTGCACGAGCAAGAGCACGCATCGACGACGATCCGGCCGCCGCGCTGAGCCTCGCCGATCTCGCCGCCGAGGCGGGCGTGAGCCGCTTCCAGTTGCTGCGTGCGTTTGCGCAGCAGACGGGCTTGCCGCCGCACGCGTATCGGATGCAGCGACGCGTGTCGCTGGCGAGGCGATCGATCGCGAGCGGTGCGACGCTCGCCGATGCGGCCGCCGTCGCGGGCTTTGCCGATCAAAGCCATATGACGCGCGCGTTTGTGCGTCTGCTCGGCGTGACGCCCGCGAACTATGCGACGGCGATTCGGTAA
- a CDS encoding metal-dependent hydrolase: MASSKAHHATGFAAGVIAAATVARIGGGPFHVGVLLSFIAGVAGSTAPDWLEVAWWSRARRLWITHRTLTHWGIGWLVLLAVSYHMLGHSVYAAPAFGFACGGLMHLLADWPNPLGVPWIAGRHSLNLWNSGHCDLIVVAMSWAVAWFIGAHVWLHRAYQLPWLRHW, from the coding sequence ATGGCATCCAGCAAAGCACATCATGCAACCGGTTTCGCAGCCGGCGTCATCGCGGCGGCAACCGTCGCACGCATCGGCGGTGGTCCGTTTCACGTGGGCGTGCTGCTGAGTTTTATCGCGGGCGTAGCCGGCAGCACCGCGCCGGACTGGCTCGAAGTTGCATGGTGGTCGCGCGCGCGGCGGCTGTGGATCACGCATCGCACGCTCACGCATTGGGGCATCGGCTGGCTCGTGCTGCTCGCGGTGTCGTATCACATGCTCGGGCATTCGGTTTACGCGGCGCCGGCATTCGGCTTCGCGTGCGGCGGCCTCATGCATCTGCTCGCCGACTGGCCGAATCCGCTCGGCGTGCCGTGGATTGCCGGACGGCATTCATTGAATCTGTGGAACAGCGGGCATTGCGATCTGATCGTCGTCGCGATGTCGTGGGCAGTCGCATGGTTTATCGGCGCACATGTATGGCTGCATCGCGCATACCAATTGCCATGGTTGCGGCATTGGTGA
- a CDS encoding CDP-alcohol phosphatidyltransferase family protein — protein sequence MTSKAKSPVNVPPPRTWDARLARRLVTPLVNTWVTPNHLTTLRLLIGVAGALCLAHGEFAWANAGALLIVLSNFVDHTDGELARISGKSSRIGHFYDLACDALVTVMLFVGMGIGVGGTQIGGLKVSPGVLGAVAGVAVALIFFLRMRIEEMVGKAGTKQASVGGFETEDVLYLLPIVTLTSVVMPFVVVASIGAPLFAVWVVIDYWRVARRTASPAAKASEKSQLWASE from the coding sequence ATGACTTCGAAAGCTAAATCTCCAGTTAACGTTCCGCCGCCCCGCACCTGGGACGCCCGGCTCGCCCGCCGGCTCGTGACACCGCTGGTCAATACCTGGGTCACACCGAACCATCTCACCACATTGCGCCTGCTGATCGGCGTCGCAGGCGCTTTGTGCCTTGCCCACGGCGAATTCGCGTGGGCCAATGCCGGCGCATTGCTGATCGTGCTGTCGAATTTCGTCGATCACACGGACGGCGAACTCGCGCGGATCAGCGGCAAATCGAGCCGTATCGGTCATTTTTACGATCTCGCCTGCGATGCGCTCGTCACCGTGATGCTATTCGTCGGTATGGGCATCGGTGTCGGCGGCACGCAGATCGGCGGACTGAAAGTCTCGCCGGGCGTGCTCGGCGCGGTGGCTGGCGTGGCCGTTGCGTTGATCTTCTTTCTGCGCATGCGTATCGAGGAAATGGTTGGCAAGGCCGGCACGAAGCAGGCGTCGGTCGGCGGCTTCGAAACCGAAGACGTGCTGTATCTGCTACCCATCGTCACACTGACCAGTGTCGTGATGCCGTTCGTCGTGGTGGCGTCGATCGGCGCGCCGCTATTCGCCGTGTGGGTGGTGATCGACTACTGGCGCGTCGCGCGCCGTACCGCCAGCCCGGCGGCCAAGGCCTCCGAAAAAAGTCAACTCTGGGCCAGCGAATGA
- a CDS encoding HalD/BesD family halogenase, which yields MSTQAEDPITSASAQTTASAASAVPAPDADRAVASRTRTFDNARLRKDFSTQGAFLYLDDFLAPEVTAQLIHSARSMLDEVNRNYLPGHKQGGSVSRHTIDRLAPFIAELYRSKELIGWLEQMSGDKLQVSPADDPHAYALYYYTRPGDHIGWHYDTSYYDGRRYTVLLGVIDESSCRLDYELHTRNPDMPDQPGSVQIPPGGLVFFDGDKLRHRITPAGANEMRVSLTFEYVTDPNMRPWRRFISNMKDAIAYFGFRQVFRQMTSRGKGAA from the coding sequence ATGAGTACGCAAGCCGAAGACCCGATTACGTCCGCATCCGCGCAAACAACCGCATCCGCAGCATCTGCCGTGCCCGCGCCGGACGCCGACCGCGCGGTCGCGAGCCGCACGCGCACGTTCGACAATGCGCGTCTGCGCAAGGATTTTTCCACGCAGGGCGCGTTTCTCTACCTCGACGATTTTCTCGCGCCGGAAGTTACCGCGCAACTGATCCACAGTGCGCGCTCGATGCTCGACGAGGTGAACCGTAACTATCTGCCCGGGCATAAGCAGGGCGGTAGCGTAAGCCGCCATACGATCGATCGCCTCGCGCCGTTTATCGCCGAGCTATATCGGTCGAAGGAACTGATCGGCTGGCTCGAGCAGATGAGCGGCGACAAGCTGCAGGTGTCGCCTGCCGACGATCCCCACGCCTACGCGCTCTACTACTACACGCGGCCGGGCGACCATATCGGCTGGCACTACGACACTTCGTATTACGACGGCCGCCGCTATACGGTGCTGCTCGGTGTTATCGACGAATCGTCGTGCCGGCTCGACTACGAGCTGCATACGCGCAATCCGGATATGCCCGATCAACCGGGCTCGGTGCAGATTCCGCCGGGCGGCCTGGTGTTTTTCGACGGCGACAAACTGCGCCATCGCATTACGCCGGCAGGCGCGAACGAGATGCGTGTATCGCTGACATTCGAGTACGTCACCGACCCGAATATGCGGCCGTGGCGCCGCTTTATTTCCAATATGAAGGACGCGATCGCGTACTTCGGTTTCCGCCAGGTATTCCGTCAGATGACCTCGCGGGGCAAGGGCGCCGCATGA